In one window of Halomarina pelagica DNA:
- a CDS encoding DUF7384 family protein, translated as MNASERAVRVVADADVLAADLLVGGPARDALDLIRAHSWVDLVASDPLLDDAEAVIARLADADLARDWRERIDALRVPVEHPPEDHPALASAYRGEAAHVLSFDERLGGAKAGTAIRARVETSVKHPRAFALLFDPETMYEVAFEEPYPGPDRDPRD; from the coding sequence ATGAACGCGAGTGAGCGCGCCGTCCGCGTCGTCGCGGACGCGGACGTGCTCGCGGCGGACCTGCTCGTCGGCGGGCCGGCGCGCGACGCGCTCGACCTGATCCGGGCGCACTCGTGGGTCGACCTCGTCGCCAGCGACCCCCTGCTCGACGACGCCGAGGCGGTGATCGCCCGCCTCGCGGACGCCGACCTCGCGCGCGACTGGCGCGAGCGGATCGACGCGCTGCGCGTCCCGGTCGAACACCCCCCCGAGGACCACCCCGCGCTCGCCTCCGCCTACCGCGGCGAGGCGGCGCACGTGCTCTCGTTCGACGAGCGACTCGGCGGGGCGAAGGCGGGCACCGCGATCCGGGCGCGTGTGGAGACGAGCGTCAAGCACCCGCGGGCGTTCGCGCTGCTGTTCGACCCCGAGACGATGTACGAGGTGGCGTTCGAGGAGCCGTACCCGGGGCCGGACCGCGACCCGCGCGACTAG
- a CDS encoding putative sulfate/molybdate transporter, whose amino-acid sequence MAVFDEYGSDRGVELALHEVTGALGDSVTVLPIVVTLCALTPASLPHVLVAFGVFQVVWGVRYGLPMSVEPMKALAGLAIAGALTYGEFLAAGLLAGVLLLAAGATGALGRVERFVGEPVVRGVQLAVALLLIERAFDLALAEPTLALGGVLLAAAVSLVAPRAAALALLGAGVALAVGVDGVPEPTLPALALFPGGVPNLTTAALGGTAAQLAMTVGNAAVATSLLFSDLFDADVPSDDLATNMGAMTLLSVPFGGLPMCHGSGGLAGKYAFGARTGGANVVLGGLYLAAALVAGLWTAFPLALLGAVLGVVALQLGRVALADRSALAVAVGVAGALTNVGLAFVGGLLAWHALRRLDLVAPAERAG is encoded by the coding sequence ATGGCCGTTTTCGACGAGTACGGATCGGACCGCGGCGTCGAGTTGGCGCTTCACGAGGTCACCGGCGCGTTGGGTGATTCGGTTACCGTCCTCCCGATCGTCGTCACGCTGTGCGCGCTGACGCCCGCCTCGCTCCCCCACGTGCTGGTCGCCTTCGGCGTCTTCCAGGTCGTCTGGGGCGTTCGTTACGGCCTGCCGATGTCCGTCGAGCCGATGAAGGCGCTCGCAGGGCTGGCGATCGCGGGCGCGCTGACGTACGGCGAGTTCCTCGCCGCCGGCCTGCTCGCGGGCGTCCTCCTCCTGGCCGCCGGGGCGACCGGGGCGCTCGGCCGCGTCGAGCGATTCGTCGGCGAGCCGGTCGTCCGCGGCGTCCAGCTCGCCGTGGCGCTCCTCCTGATCGAGCGGGCGTTCGACCTCGCGCTCGCCGAGCCGACGCTCGCGCTCGGGGGCGTCCTCCTCGCGGCGGCCGTCTCGCTCGTCGCGCCGCGGGCGGCGGCACTCGCGCTGCTCGGCGCGGGCGTCGCGCTCGCCGTCGGCGTCGACGGCGTCCCCGAGCCGACCCTCCCGGCGCTCGCGCTCTTCCCCGGTGGCGTCCCGAACCTGACGACGGCCGCACTGGGCGGGACCGCCGCGCAGCTCGCCATGACGGTCGGGAACGCCGCCGTCGCCACCTCGCTCCTGTTCTCCGACCTCTTCGACGCGGACGTTCCCTCCGACGACCTCGCGACGAACATGGGCGCGATGACGCTCCTCTCGGTCCCGTTCGGCGGCCTGCCGATGTGCCACGGGAGCGGCGGCCTCGCGGGGAAGTACGCCTTCGGCGCGCGCACCGGCGGCGCGAACGTCGTCCTCGGCGGGCTCTACCTCGCCGCCGCGCTCGTCGCCGGCCTCTGGACGGCGTTCCCGCTGGCGCTGCTCGGCGCGGTGCTCGGCGTCGTCGCCCTCCAGCTCGGCCGGGTCGCGCTCGCCGACCGATCCGCGCTCGCCGTCGCGGTCGGCGTCGCGGGCGCGCTGACGAACGTCGGGCTGGCGTTCGTCGGCGGCCTGCTCGCCTGGCACGCCCTCCGCCGCCTCGACCTCGTAGCCCCGGCGGAGCGCGCCGGCTGA
- a CDS encoding ABC transporter ATP-binding protein, protein MTLAFDVAATFTAPGAEPFAVDAALTVETGETLVVLGPSGSGKTLLLELVAGFHPATGRVELDGRDVIDAPPERREFGFVFQDYALFPHMTVRENVAFGARYRDDPRDPDELLARLGVSHLVDRTPETLSGGESQRVALARALAVRPEVLLLDEPLSALDAPTRERLRDDLADVLADVTALHVTHDRTTARALADRVAVMADGNVLQVDTPEAVFERPRDPFVARFTGANCLPGALAPDLDCDEFAIRPEHVRLDGAADAGRARVTRAVDEGGSTRISLDLDGTPVTAYATDPPTTGSTVGVSFPAEHRVPFGEGNDDRLLARARDSGRDYRQQ, encoded by the coding sequence GTGACGCTCGCGTTCGACGTGGCGGCGACCTTCACCGCTCCCGGCGCGGAACCGTTCGCCGTCGACGCGGCGCTCACCGTCGAGACGGGCGAGACGCTGGTCGTCCTCGGCCCGAGCGGGAGCGGAAAGACGCTCCTGCTCGAACTCGTCGCCGGCTTCCACCCGGCGACGGGGCGCGTCGAACTCGACGGCCGCGACGTGATCGACGCGCCGCCCGAGCGACGGGAGTTCGGCTTCGTCTTCCAGGACTACGCGCTGTTCCCCCACATGACCGTCCGCGAGAACGTCGCGTTCGGCGCGCGCTACCGCGACGACCCGCGCGACCCCGACGAACTGCTCGCCCGCCTCGGCGTGTCGCACCTCGTCGACCGAACCCCGGAGACGCTCTCGGGCGGGGAGTCACAGCGCGTCGCGCTCGCCCGGGCGCTCGCCGTCCGACCCGAGGTGCTCCTGCTCGACGAACCGCTCTCGGCGCTCGACGCGCCGACCCGCGAGCGCCTCCGCGACGACCTCGCCGACGTGCTCGCCGACGTCACCGCCCTCCACGTGACCCACGACCGGACGACGGCGCGGGCGCTCGCGGATCGCGTAGCCGTCATGGCGGACGGGAACGTGCTCCAGGTCGACACGCCCGAGGCGGTGTTCGAACGTCCGCGTGACCCCTTCGTCGCCCGGTTCACGGGGGCGAACTGCCTCCCCGGCGCGCTCGCGCCCGACCTCGACTGCGACGAGTTCGCCATCCGCCCCGAACACGTCCGACTCGACGGCGCGGCGGACGCCGGCCGCGCCCGGGTCACGCGCGCCGTCGACGAGGGCGGCTCGACCCGAATCTCGCTCGACCTCGACGGGACGCCGGTCACCGCCTACGCGACCGACCCCCCGACGACGGGGAGCACCGTCGGCGTCTCCTTCCCGGCGGAACACCGCGTCCCGTTCGGCGAGGGTAACGACGATCGGTTACTCGCCCGCGCTCGCGATAGCGGCCGTGATTACCGACAACAGTGA
- a CDS encoding ABC transporter permease: MSTSTRVGRSIATGSGHLGRGSAVLAVLTVQVIAFAAAYVAEQPTLYALFAMGSAAAIAGATGGGLRGVAAAAVATGVVGAIGWALESYWILVVGPVIFTLVVGTTERRWAGVAAATMGSVLLVALALPLALFVARQDPGLVSEALRSPEVHRMLYLTVYGPLLATLFTLVFGVPLAYLLARGFPGRPLVEGLVDLPLVVPHSVAGLLILFGFGRGAAFPELGVLGTTVGMVLAMAFVSAPFAVNVAREAFEDVERDVERAARVHGASQFEAFRRVSLPLAARGVLTGGVLAWARAVSEFGAVAVVAYNVSFFYPPAGEVVTGQHAPVFIFNTFTAGSLAESSAVAFVLLSMSLGIFLLVRWLAYDASTAGVIR; the protein is encoded by the coding sequence ATGAGTACCTCCACGCGCGTCGGGCGGTCGATCGCGACCGGATCGGGCCACCTCGGTCGCGGGTCCGCCGTGCTCGCCGTCCTGACCGTCCAGGTGATCGCGTTCGCCGCCGCCTACGTCGCGGAGCAGCCGACGCTGTACGCCCTGTTCGCGATGGGCAGCGCCGCCGCCATCGCCGGGGCGACCGGCGGTGGCCTCAGAGGGGTCGCGGCGGCCGCGGTCGCCACCGGCGTCGTCGGCGCTATCGGGTGGGCGCTCGAGAGCTACTGGATCCTCGTCGTCGGGCCGGTGATCTTCACGCTCGTGGTCGGCACCACGGAACGGCGCTGGGCCGGGGTCGCCGCGGCGACGATGGGGTCGGTCCTGCTCGTCGCGCTCGCGCTCCCGCTGGCGCTGTTCGTCGCCCGGCAGGACCCCGGTCTCGTCTCCGAGGCGCTCCGCTCGCCGGAGGTCCACCGGATGCTCTACCTCACGGTCTACGGACCGCTGCTCGCGACGCTGTTCACGCTCGTCTTCGGCGTCCCGCTCGCCTACCTGCTGGCGCGGGGGTTCCCCGGTCGGCCGCTCGTCGAGGGGCTGGTCGACCTGCCGCTGGTCGTCCCGCACTCGGTCGCGGGGCTCCTCATCCTGTTCGGCTTCGGCCGGGGGGCGGCGTTTCCCGAACTGGGCGTCCTCGGGACGACGGTCGGGATGGTGCTCGCGATGGCGTTCGTCAGCGCCCCGTTCGCCGTGAACGTCGCCCGCGAGGCGTTCGAGGACGTCGAGCGCGACGTCGAGCGCGCCGCGCGCGTCCACGGGGCGAGCCAGTTCGAGGCGTTCCGACGGGTCAGCCTCCCGCTCGCCGCCCGCGGCGTCCTCACCGGCGGCGTGCTGGCCTGGGCGCGCGCCGTCTCCGAGTTCGGGGCCGTCGCCGTCGTCGCCTACAACGTCTCGTTCTTCTACCCCCCCGCGGGCGAGGTGGTCACCGGCCAGCACGCTCCGGTGTTCATCTTCAACACGTTCACTGCGGGGTCGCTCGCCGAGAGCAGCGCCGTCGCCTTCGTCCTGCTGTCGATGAGCCTCGGCATCTTCCTGCTCGTGCGCTGGCTCGCGTACGACGCGTCCACCGCGGGGGTGATACGGTGA